The region TAAAAACAAATTAGCACCAATGAACACAATAGCATCACTTAATTagagttataattatatataaatttaaatttaaatttaaatttaaatatttttaaaatatttttatataaaatgtgaAGTCATATTTGAAAGAGATAAGATgagaaataatattataatatttacaatttgaATTTAATTCTTATCTAaattactttttaataatttagtttttgaatttCGAAGAATCAAAATTTAAGCTTTGATATTAATGAATATTGTGACAGatatttttcagaaaaaaaaaattagtaaaaaaaataaattggtaaatttattaatgttgatgataaatttaaattgtcacaaactttatattttattgttaatgaaGCAGCtttttaatttacaaaaatatttttgttttatgattttttttcttctttgataaTTCGAAAGAGTATATGGACAAACAAATACTATAATGTTAGTATAAAGTATACTTATATTATGAAAAATGcaataatacaatttattttggtataatgatttatttggtctttcaattataaaaaaaattattttagttctttatttaatttttcgccTCTATTAGCCTTTAAACTTGCGTTGTTTGTCAAACCACTCAAAGTGGATTAAAAAGCTAACGTTTGGTACAGGGGCGTAGCTAGCTAGGGGACTCACAGGGGTCCGATcacccctaaaatgaaaaattttccatttagactctttaaaattttaaaaatttaaattagtaaaagtaaaattgtactttggtccccctaaatatgataaaatttggtttaatcctttaaaaattataaagatataagctattaaaatagtgaaattacatttttactatcgtaaaaattacaatttaatttcggtctctattaaaaaaaatttctaacttctCCCCTAGTTTGGTAACTCCGTTGACATAACATACACTTGAATTGCCACATcagtaattactttttttaaatttaaagttattacaccttttatttttttttactttgtattAATTATTCTATCTTTGTGctaatttgaaaaaaagttaCCATTGTCGATGataagtaaattattttattttttaagcttaaaagtttcaattaaattaaattcatgttttatttattttatctaattacttaaaaaaatttattggttgtttatttttttttcactgtcattatttttaaaatgttattttattctctcaattatttttaaaaattaatcaaattttattataaattagacAAATCCTCATTTAATTAGTAAAAGTTTTTGATgttataaaaacatattatttaataaattaaaaataaacatgtaaatcTACATGAcatttaaaactaaatattactaaacattataaaattatatttagagaaataaaattatttataattacaataatttcaatagaataataattatatttcattcCATTACTTAGGGTTGTAGTAATAGAATTTTgcataatcataattaaaagttGACAATTCAAATATGATGGGGTGtgactagaggtgatcatgggttggacTGGGTCGGGCATCAATAGAATTTCAGGTCCATTTTTTAAACATAGGCCcagcccaaaaaatgggcctaaaattttgttcaatcTCGAaccagataaaaatgctaaaattcgaGCTCAATGTATCTGtattagaaattttttatattattatttctatataatatatcaaatacactaaaaacattaaaataaatgtttcccaacaaattgaaaataaatttaaaaaattatttatacttaaataacactaatatatgtgcaacttagcaagtaaatacatttaaaatagtaacaaaattaacaataaaataatagttatacaatatctaaacaataacaattaaatagtagcaatataatagtaaaaccGTACCAAAATAGTGACAAAACAACCGCAAAAAGcaacaggtttttttttttaaattcgggTTGGGTCCAAGTAAAGAAAGACTTACCTGAAGCCCGACCTATTTAGAAAATAGgctttagttatttttcaaattcatttttCAAACTTGTATTTTTGTTTAAACTCTTTTACTTTTTGAACAGACATTTAATCCGGTCCGTGATCAGATTTACTTCGAGCGGACCTTCAATCAGGCCCGTGATTAGTTGTAGTTGTGAGTGTAAATTATTCACCTTTTGGTGGAGAAAACATAGGGAGATATGAAACATatgtaataaaaagaaaacagatTAAACCAACCGACATAGAAGGCGAAGCATGTGTTGGAATTTCTTGGCTTGGAATTGTAAAGCGACATGAATAGCTTTTGGCAGTTTTAGAAACTTAATTCTTATTTCAGATCTCCCCTCCCAAAATCTTTCATTTCATGTTCTTTTTTACGATTCATTTACTGGTTGTACGCAACTCCGTTGGttttttatgggttttttttttttttttgtgatcatTGATTGAGCGGAGGCACCACCACCCTTGCACCTCCACGAGACGGCCGAAGAAAAAGTCTCTAATAAATTAACCCCCTTTGTTTCTCTCCTACCACTTGTCGCTCACCATTTCTCATATCTGTACGAAAACTCGATTAAGCCATTAACTCTTTACTAAAAACTAGGGCTAGCTATGGACGCTTCTTTTTCACCATACATCTCTGCAACCACACCCTTCACTATACAATAACATATACGACATTCTTCATTGATCACTTCATCGAACAAACAccatctttattttgtttttttggtttggtttatttcttttattatggATCAACGATCGAGTTATAAGCATTTTTGTAGAATTTGCAAGAAAGGGTTTGGATGTGGAAGAGCGCTCGGTGGGCATATGCGGGCGCATGGGATCGGGGACGAAAGTTGGAGCATTGAGGATGATGATGTTGTGAGTGATTGGGAGGTGGAGAAATTAGGAGGGGATTCACCGCTTAACAATAAGCGTATGTACTCGTTAAGGACAAACCCTAATCGGTTGAAGAGTTGTAGGGTTTGTGAGAATTGTGGGGAGGAGTTTTCGTCATGGAAATCTTTCCTCGAGCATGGTAAATGTGGCTACGATGCCGCCGAATCGCTGGTGTCATTGCCGGGGTCGGGCGGTGGTTGGTCTAAGAGGAAAAGATCAATGAGAGCTGAGATGGGCCATTTCAATAGCGAAGAAGAAGAACTTGCCAATTGTCTTATGATGTTATCAAATGCAACCGTTGTGAGGGAGGTCGAGGTTGATATCGAGGCTGAAGCGGAGGAGTCTTGTGCTTCAGCCAGCAAAGAAGATGAGATGATCATCAAAAGGAAGAATAATACAATGAATTTCATTGCTCCCATTGCATGTAGGGTACCAATGGATCATAATAAACCCAAAGGGTTATTTGAGTGCAAAGCATGCAAGAAAGTGTTTAATTCCCATCAAGCATTGGGTGGACATAGAGCTAGCCATAAGAAAGTTAAGGGTTGTTTCGCGGCCAGGCTTGATCATTTCGATAAGACCCAACAAGTTGACGAAGACCACGATGTCATCACGCATGAGGAACTTCTTCCGACGAAATCGACCTCCCATATACAACTTGATCAAGGAACTAGCACTCCATTTGCGGCCTCTACGTCGAAAAAGAAACTGAAAGTACACGAGTGTTCAATCTGCCATCGGGTTTTTTCGTCGGGACAAGCATTGGGAGGGCATAAAAGGTGCCATTGGGTCACTTCAAATTCACCGGACACTTCATCATTGACCAAGTTTCATCGGTTCCAAGATCAAACGGCGCACATTCGGCAAAAACCAAAGTTAAATATTGATCAATCGCTTGACCTTAAGCTTGATCTTAATCTTCCTGCTACAACAGATCTTGATCTTGTACGACGAAACCATGTGAACCCATATTTGCAACCATTTACAGGGATCGATCCCAAAGAGAAGACGACCATTAATAATCAAAATCAACTGCAAGTTGACGCCATTGATCGTAAGAAGAGTGATTTTAATAGTAGTTGTTTGCAAAATGCAGATGATGAAGCTGACAGTAAGGTGAAGTTAGCAAAACTATGTGAACTAAAGGGGATCAATGTGAGTGGAGGTTCTTCATCTCCATGGCTTCAAGTTGGGATTAGTTCTGACCCTTAAAAAACATTACGAGAATGTTTTTATTCATAttcttatttcaatttttttggttGTAGACAACACGttgtatttatattatattcaaaAGTAAAACTGTAATTATAAAATCAAACATGATCTTTCATGCTAGCAGGCATTAGATTACATATTTTGTGTATTTAcatcatatttatataaattttgataagttCATAGTTGTTATTGTATAAATTTTAGATATTGTGCTAGATGGCATCCCCTTgataaaattttcgaaaaaagtCCTTGATGGAACAAAGTGTGTTGCAGAATAATAATCAAGCTCTTTAGCAAAAAGCTAAGATTCAATGCGGTCTTAAATAAGACTTTTGTTATTCGGAAACCTACTCAGCCTTTCCAACTACTTGGTTTGGGAAATGATTACCGTATGGTAAAATATCAAATCTGGAGGTGTTCACAAGGGTTCTTTGGTCATGTATGGATAGTATCTCACAATTCAGCATTAAATATCTTTCTTTAATGCTATTCAATTATATTCGTGGAGTGCGGTGGTCGGATTCCATTGTCAAGATTATTTAGAGCAatgtaaatttctttttattaaaaacgaTGAGTGATATTGTAGGTAAGACAATTAAGATCCACAATAACACAAATAATGGAGAAAGAGGGAGAATTACTTGCATGACAATGTACATTGACTTAAGGTAATCTTTAATCTCCAAGATTTACTTCAGAATTGTACTTTTAACATGTGGCGTAACAAATCAAGTAATAGCCATTAGTCTTATCTTCTTCAAGGTTGATAATTTTTTCTTCAAATGGTTTTGTTGCAATTTATTGAATCTGgtgtattaaatataatattttcgtctatgcatatttatatttttcaaataaattggttTAATTATAATATTCATTAATTTCATTAAGATCATttatatattgtcctcaatgtttttgcacgcaaagtaaaatagaataaaatattggctcattggttatctaacgtttaactaatactaaacggTATTAAGTGTTCGAACCATAATACAGAaaaacaacttgtattagtagatgaatctaaacatatccttagtctaattggaaatgagcaaattgattgaaaggctaatatgtcatctatcaagtccagtTGGGGAGATGTTTTATTTTGACCATCAGAGCAAATGACTCCAAGAAgctagagacatagatgtgactgactggattgACAATATATCAAACATGACCCGAGTATAATAAATCTTATATCAATTCATAGATTTATTTACTTGTGATGTTTATAATGTGGCATACTTAATCCTGAGTAGATGATGGACTatatatgtgtgactcgtatattttgatgtaagtaaaacttgagttcaaatagataatgaacCAAAAGCTAGTGCGCTAGGTATACGACTTCTATAATATGCAACATCattcaaaataattgaatttgtaGCTCAACTAATGGGTAAAGGGTATCCTCTTATCGACATTActtgatagatgaaaagtaaaagtGGCCACAaatcgtttgtctttgtgataaatgacttaattactattttatagtAATCAACTTTCCACGAAGGAAGAAGTAAtagttatcatgagataaaataagatatCTAATGAGGGTAACAAGCTGATGATAAGgttattggacgagcactgattaAGTAGCTTTTGTTATGGTATGTATTTAGGGAGAGCTTGGTCACAATGCTATATTAGATTGAGTTcgtgattaaataaatttataactaatagatgaaaagttgaaacttaattataaattatttgagccctaactACATATACTCAATTGGTCGCTCCGCTAGCTTGTAGAAACTATAAATAAATTGTATGTAGAACCAAATAAacataaatgaatagaaatgatgaagttagagaaatgagtcgCATTCACAAATGAAAGCGTTTTCTTACTGACTATAGAAATgatttgagaattaatttaaggtttttgaattattatttaattaataattgaagttcaaaaatgaaatgaaattaattagttattatgaatctattgaatataaaaattaaatatatttctttatagattcttttacagtaaagtcGTCCCgactttaacagaattagaattagattgagaaaattatttaactaggaaattaatttaattaattaatatttattttggaaatataaaacaaatattaggttggattaaattataaagtattgcaTCAAAAGCTTgagaaacatatataattagaccCAATACGTGAGAGGCCTAATACTACCCTTAATGAATATGAAGGGGCGACAATCCTAGTAATATTTACTAGGGTGTGTCGCCTACCCTGAGTGAGAGAGTGCATTCTATTGAATAAATATTAATTGTGTTATACTTGTTCAATTAGGATTCTCCTAtatctccctataaatagatgacattggTAAAACTATTAACATATAAGTTTCACATATTCTTATTTTGTCAGAAAGTAGTGGAAATTTATTGTTTtggaataaattctattttttgggaATAATAATTTCTATCGGTTTCAATCGAGATAATTattttcctactgaaagtaataaaTCGTTTTTGGTTTTGTGTTCGGTTCTTGTTGTTTGAGCCCACACCCAACATAAATCAAGGTACGAAGATAGTGGAGAAATTCGTTCGATTGTAAGTTGAAAACATTTCGAATCtgtattgcacaaaacacaagtAATTTTCAATAGaatatttattactataaatatcacaaatcggctcATTTTAGAAAACTTTTAAACTTTCGTTGTAATAGTAAGCTATTTTCATAATCGAATTTTTTCAACAGTGTGTTCATCCTGTTTCTACATGTTCTATTCAAAAACATTGGTGCCTCTTATTCCGCGACTTTCTTTTGTCTTTTGGGTTTAAAAGGTAGAAGAGTaaactttgcttttcttttcttttttttttcttgcaatTGTAGCCTTGGCAGTAAGGTTAAATAAAGGTTCTATTTCCTCTCCATTCTCTTCTAATTCAAATCAATGTGAAGGATAATAATATATTTCTTCGCTTGTGGCAAATTCATTCGCTTATGAAGGATAATAATATAGCAAAGAGTAAATATATGgtgttgaaataattttaaaaaaccataactataataattaataaaaagtgATTGCATCACTAactataatttataaaacataatataattacAAGTAATATACTAATTGTTGATAGAAGTAGGAGTTTGCGATGGTTTGTGAGGGTTCACTTGAAAGGTGAGGAATTGTAGGGGCAATTATAATAGTTAGAATGTGGGTTGTTGGAGAGGATCAGAACGATGAAGAAGTAGGAGAGGCGAGATGGGGAGTTAAGACTATTAGATGAGATTTAACCTTTAAGGAATTACTTCTAATAATTTCCAATAGGTCAAGTGTCGTCCATGTATTGGTTTTGGGTTTCTAAGGTTTAGCCAACCTATCGGTGCTTGGATGTCATGGGTAGAAGTTGTCATGTTAGGACAATAGATATATGTGATATGTAAATGGTAGATACTTTGTCCATGTTAGGGGTGTGGCCCTAATGATATGAGGTCACAAGATCTTAGGCTAATAAGTGCCTTTAGCTTGCAAGGTGATCCTTTTTAGTCAAAGGCGTTGACTCGTGAGGTGTAGGTATAGTTTTAAagtatagtatttactatttcaatattaagaaaaagatatatatatatttttaattagacttaaattttattgaaagaaaacaaaacttttcaaaataataaaaacaaagggttggttcaaattttcatattttgccCATGATCTAAGATAAACTAAGAAATGGGTGGTATTTGGATTATACCCTAGTTTTTGACATTTTGATACAATTAACCTAAGATTAATCTTGATACTGTTTGAGAATGTAAGATTACGAGGTGTAATGTTACATAATGTGAACCAAACACTCTTAAAAGGTGCATGTCACCCATTTAATCACTgttatatctgctctttttgacacaatgtataGAACTAACCATAGCCTTTCCCTAACCCATAAATTGAAGTGTATAGGACATGAGTTTGAGTGCGTTGaagtgtattatcctcctatttaagggttggggagggTCTATGGATAGTTCTAtgtattgtatcaaaaagaacagATTAGATAAgaaccaaaataattataaaattatttcaacaaATGATTATGATCGAAGTGATAAgagatttttatttgaatttgtttGTTTTGTGTTTGATCGCtaaataatgtttttaattattttatttgaaaatattatataaaaatacaaaataataaaaataccctGATAATACTATTAATTAcctttaaagtaaaaataatatttcataactaAGTTAGTGTTGTATACCAACTCAAGCAAAGATTTTGTATGGTATAGAGTAGACTTATTCATGGGTCGGGCTATTTGTccgaaaagtgagagggtttgggcaaaaatatcgACTCGAAAAATAAGCTTGAACAAAAAACAAGACTTGCTTTCTAAATGGGTTGGGCCTCGGGTAAGCTTTATTTTGCCCAAGCCTAGcccaaatttgcaaaaaaaaaaattgccacattttttttactattttgccactgtttttcattgttttgttatcatttcactattatattcctattattttattgttattgtttggatattgtataactcatatttgattattaattttgctattattttagagatatttacttgttaagttgtacttatctttattttatttaaatatacatattttaattttttctatttgttgaaaaatatttattttaatgtttttcttaTCAAAATACTGGGTTgtatttaaaaaggaaaaagaccaAAACAGTAAAGCCTAATAACAAAGCACAAGCCAGTCCTAAAAAACAAAGACTAAAGGCCTaccaaaattcaaagaaaaagaaacaataaaataaacgaCAATAAAACAGCTACCCAACCATATGAGCTGTCTTCTTCCAGATTATTCTGTAGAAAATATCTGCAACCCAAACGACCAGCTCTTAAAGAAGACAAACAGACAGAGAAATCGATTCAATATCTTCTCATACTCCATATAATCACTTGATGATTCTGTTTCGGTGTGGGCTTCATCTCCATCCCCGATCGACTTCCAATTCAGTTAGATCTTGACCAACATTTTCATGCATTTTTACCCATTTTTAGCCTTTCAGATGCTAAATTGTGTGCTGATTTGTTTGCTGCTCGCATTGCATGTTGAAACTTGCATTCATAAAAAGTCACATTTTGTTCTTTAATATCATGAATATATGATCCAATTGCCGATTTGTCTTTATTTGGATTTTTAACTTTCTTGATTACTATTAATGAGCCACCCTCAATTTCAACATATTTCATCCCCAAATCTCTACCCATAGTAACCGCCTGCAAACATGCAATGGCTTCAACTGCGAATTTGGAAGGAATGTTATCGTGGACCATTATTTTTGAGGCCAAAACATTTCCTTTAAAATTCATGACTATGATTCCCGAGCATAATCTGTTTTTACTGTTATCAAAAGCAGCATCGAAGTTTATTTTAAAGAAGCCTTGTTTCGGATGTCTCCACAAATCAGAGTCCGGACTTAAGGTAAGATGTTTTCTATCAGTATCTTTTAGGTCTTGTATATACTGTAATATGAACTTCGATGTCTCTACTCCAGATCTATTATGTCCTTCATGAATCCATTGATTTCTAACAGACCAGATAGCCCAAATGGCATAGACAAAGATTCGACATCCATCTGCCTTACTGTTTAAAAGGACCCAGGTAAACTACTCCATAAACTCCATTTGGGATATATCATGAGACCAGGCATAGTCTAATTTTTCCCACGTTTCCTTTGTAACAACACAATCACAGAAAATGTGTTCCCCAGTTTCTAGCCCTTGCCTGCATATTGGACAAACATCTTCATTAGTTAATCTTTTTATTCTTAGATTCACTAGTGTAGGAAGATAGTTGAGAGTGGCTCTCCAAGCTGTAATAATTAATTTGGAAGGGAAGTCACTGTTCCACAGCTTCTTGTAGCATTTATTATTTTCAATCAGGTTATAACTATTACTATTGTGAGCATTACCTTGTAATAGTAACTTTTATTCGCTACGCACAGTATCTCGCCCAATGATTCACCCTTCCATACCAAAAAATCATCATGGGGAAAATGAGCCAGTGGAATTTGTAGAATCTTTTGAACATCATCTTCAGAAATTGTAttcaaaatcaactcaattaTCCATGATCTAGTAGTACTGTCAATAAGATCCGCAACCCTTATAATATTCTGCCTACTAACCATTTGTCTAATCAACAGGCCTTCAACATTCGGAACCCAACCATCGTCCTCGATTCTAATGTCACGACCAGTGCCCACCCTCCAGTACAGTCCAGATAGAAGGAGTCCTTTCGCAGCCCATATACTTTTCCAAGTATATGAATGTAAGTTCTTTAACTTTGAATTTAAGAAAtcagaatttggatgatatttGGCTTTCAACGTTCGTGCTAAAAGGGACTTGGGATTGTCAATTAATCTCTAACCTTACTCTGCGAGAAAGGCCAAAATAAATTTTCCTAAATTACGATAACTAAGACCACTACACTCCTTTAATTCGCATAATTTACTCTATGAACACCAATGGATCCCATGTCTCCCATAACCCTTTTGCCACTAGAAATTTGCTATAATTTGTTCCATCTCTTCGCATATTGATTTCGGCAATAGAAAGCATGCCATTATGTATGTTGAGATTGCTTGTAAAACGGCTTTTATGAAAACCTCTTTTATTTTTTGCGATAATAAACTTGTACTCAAGCTATCAATCTTCATCTTTATGCGATCCTTTAAGTGTTGGAACGCCAGACGTTTCTTCTTACCCACCATATTTGACAGACCTAAATATTTCTCGAAATTGTTGGACCTTTTGACCCCCAACCTATTCGATATGGTAATATGGACTGTATCAATGGTATTTGAACTGAAAAACACAGTCGACTTCCCATAATTGACACATTGGCCTAAGCAAACTTCGTATTCTTTTAGAACCTTTTCGAACATCGTAGTACCTTTATCAGTCGCTTCCCCGAATAAAATACAGTCATCAACAAAAACAAGGTGGAAAATCTAAGGCCCTCTTCTGCTTGCCTTAACCCCTCTTAAACTCCCTTACTCATTTGCGAGCCTTAATAGAGTTGAAAGCCCTTCACTACAAATGAGAAATAAGAAAGGGCTTAAAGGATCACCTTAACGCAAACCTctttgattaaatgctaaagttacatatttaatgtaattaaattggttaatttatgagaatgcaccactaattttgccatatttattgacttagtgggggagattattttgggatattttttgtcatggaatattttttttccttaa is a window of Gossypium hirsutum isolate 1008001.06 chromosome D08, Gossypium_hirsutum_v2.1, whole genome shotgun sequence DNA encoding:
- the LOC107937427 gene encoding zinc finger protein ZAT9, with translation IRHSSLITSSNKHHLYFVFLVWFISFIMDQRSSYKHFCRICKKGFGCGRALGGHMRAHGIGDESWSIEDDDVVSDWEVEKLGGDSPLNNKRMYSLRTNPNRLKSCRVCENCGEEFSSWKSFLEHGKCGYDAAESLVSLPGSGGGWSKRKRSMRAEMGHFNSEEEELANCLMMLSNATVVREVEVDIEAEAEESCASASKEDEMIIKRKNNTMNFIAPIACRVPMDHNKPKGLFECKACKKVFNSHQALGGHRASHKKVKGCFAARLDHFDKTQQVDEDHDVITHEELLPTKSTSHIQLDQGTSTPFAASTSKKKLKVHECSICHRVFSSGQALGGHKRCHWVTSNSPDTSSLTKFHRFQDQTAHIRQKPKLNIDQSLDLKLDLNLPATTDLDLVRRNHVNPYLQPFTGIDPKEKTTINNQNQLQVDAIDRKKSDFNSSCLQNADDEADSKVKLAKLCELKGINVSGGSSSPWLQVGISSDP